A single genomic interval of uncultured Desulfobulbus sp. harbors:
- a CDS encoding serine protein kinase PrkA, with translation MGVLTQALNTLQQYKGDRFRQAELSFSDFLAEVIERPERNLRNVIQVYADMVRHFVKDGHDEYHNDPESINYLNYDCSRLFVEGSDRPFFADRLFANRLIRHVESLLVGDQQNKIYIFDGPHGSGKSTFLNNLLRKFEEYANTPEGSRYEVVWRLRAPTLVGGVHSVAGLADKISQLLSEEANSEVEGCLTTTKEGDGNWLTLPCPSHDHPLLMIPKEIRRQFLDELIDNAVFKDQLLNEKKYEWVFRDEPCTICSALYQELLKKEGNALKVLESVFARPYMFNRRLGTGISVFNPGDRRSQRNVRTDETVQRTLNALFAPSGKVPYLYSGYAKVNNGIYALMDVKSHNTERLMDLHNIISDGVHKVDHIEERVNSLFFALMNPEDKKVLTDLAAFSDRIEYINIPYVLDIKTEIEIYREVFGKHIDESFLPRVLHNFARVIVATRLRTRSDAMLEWIQNAEKYELYCDKNLQLLKMEIYTGYIPAWLEEEDVERFNSKRRLKIIAESEQDGWQGLSGRDSIRMFNEFYSMYARDDKLIDMSMLGIFFRKYCKKDKSILPMGFLDSLLRMYNYSVLQSVKESLYYYNEEQIARDIQNYMFAVNFEPLTSEVCRFTGERLEISDAFFQRIESRLMVSPYDSTAFRAMVQRTYTSSTLTQEILRDNMPITETALYLQLRERYIHNLKEKVLDPFLDNENFRRAVKEFDLESFKTYDQKIQSDVRFMMKNLQKKFGYSRQGAKEICIYVIDNNLARVFSDELKMGQFTP, from the coding sequence ATGGGCGTATTAACACAAGCCTTGAATACCCTGCAGCAGTACAAGGGCGACCGTTTTCGCCAGGCAGAACTTTCGTTCTCAGATTTTTTGGCCGAGGTGATCGAGCGCCCGGAGCGCAACCTCCGCAATGTGATCCAGGTCTATGCCGACATGGTCCGCCATTTTGTCAAGGACGGACACGATGAATATCATAACGACCCGGAATCGATCAACTATCTCAACTACGACTGCAGCCGTCTCTTTGTCGAAGGTTCCGATCGCCCCTTCTTTGCCGACCGCCTCTTTGCCAACCGGCTGATCCGCCATGTGGAATCGCTGTTGGTCGGTGACCAACAGAACAAGATCTACATCTTTGACGGCCCGCACGGCAGCGGCAAATCCACCTTTCTCAACAACCTCCTGCGTAAATTCGAGGAGTATGCTAACACCCCTGAGGGGTCACGCTACGAGGTGGTCTGGCGTCTGCGGGCACCGACCCTGGTGGGCGGGGTACACAGCGTTGCCGGACTTGCCGACAAAATCTCGCAGCTCTTGAGCGAAGAGGCCAACAGCGAGGTGGAGGGTTGCCTCACCACCACCAAGGAAGGCGACGGCAACTGGCTCACCCTGCCCTGTCCCAGCCACGACCATCCCCTGCTGATGATCCCCAAGGAGATCCGTCGCCAGTTCCTCGATGAGTTGATCGACAATGCGGTCTTCAAGGATCAGCTGCTCAACGAAAAGAAGTACGAATGGGTCTTCCGCGACGAGCCCTGCACCATCTGCTCGGCCCTCTATCAGGAACTGCTGAAAAAAGAAGGCAATGCGCTCAAGGTGCTCGAGTCGGTCTTTGCCCGGCCCTACATGTTCAACCGGCGCCTGGGCACGGGAATCTCGGTGTTCAACCCCGGCGATCGTCGCTCCCAGCGCAATGTCCGCACCGACGAAACCGTGCAGCGCACCCTCAACGCCCTGTTCGCGCCCTCGGGGAAGGTGCCCTACCTCTATTCAGGCTATGCCAAGGTCAACAACGGCATCTATGCGCTGATGGATGTCAAGTCGCACAACACCGAGCGGCTGATGGATCTGCACAACATCATCAGCGATGGGGTGCACAAGGTCGATCACATCGAGGAACGGGTCAACTCGCTCTTTTTTGCGTTGATGAACCCGGAGGACAAGAAGGTGCTCACCGACCTGGCCGCCTTCTCCGATCGCATCGAGTACATCAACATCCCTTATGTACTTGATATTAAAACAGAAATAGAAATATACCGCGAAGTCTTCGGCAAGCATATCGACGAGTCTTTCCTTCCCCGGGTGCTGCACAACTTTGCCCGGGTGATCGTGGCCACCCGCCTGCGGACCAGATCGGATGCCATGCTCGAATGGATTCAAAACGCGGAGAAATATGAGCTCTACTGCGACAAGAATCTGCAGCTCTTGAAGATGGAGATCTACACCGGCTATATTCCGGCCTGGCTGGAAGAGGAAGATGTGGAGCGGTTCAACTCCAAGCGGCGGCTAAAAATTATCGCCGAATCGGAGCAGGATGGCTGGCAGGGGTTGTCGGGGCGCGACTCGATCCGCATGTTCAACGAATTCTACTCGATGTACGCCCGCGACGACAAACTGATCGACATGTCGATGCTGGGTATCTTCTTCCGCAAATACTGCAAGAAGGACAAGAGTATCCTGCCCATGGGCTTTCTCGACTCACTGCTCAGGATGTACAACTATTCAGTGCTGCAATCTGTCAAGGAGTCCCTCTACTACTACAACGAGGAACAGATTGCCCGCGACATTCAGAACTACATGTTCGCAGTCAACTTCGAACCGCTCACCAGTGAAGTGTGCCGCTTCACCGGTGAGCGGCTGGAGATCAGCGATGCCTTTTTTCAGCGGATCGAATCCCGGCTGATGGTCTCTCCCTATGACTCCACCGCTTTCAGGGCCATGGTCCAGCGGACCTACACCAGTTCCACCCTGACCCAGGAAATTCTGCGCGACAACATGCCCATCACCGAGACCGCGCTCTATCTGCAGCTGCGTGAGCGCTATATCCACAACCTCAAGGAGAAGGTGCTCGACCCCTTCCTCGACAACGAGAATTTTCGCCGGGCGGTCAAGGAATTCGACCTGGAATCCTTCAAGACCTACGACCAGAAGATCCAGAGCGATGTCCGTTTCATGATGAAGAACCTGCAGAAAAAATTCGGCTACTCCCGCCAGGGCGCCAAGGAGATCTGCATCTACGTCATCGACAACAACCTGGCCCGCGTCTTCTCCGACGAGCTCAAGATGGGCCAGTTCACCCCGTAA
- a CDS encoding dihydroorotate dehydrogenase, translated as MEPLMISPDLSVNIGSLSFANPVMTASGTFGYAREFADLVALDRLGAVAVKGISLEPRAGNPPPRVVETPSGMLNAIGLENVGVDRFITEKMPFLRQCACRVIVNILGDSIEEYALLAGKLTGVAGIDALEINISCPNVKKGGVAFGTVPEMAAAVTRAVKQATDLPVIVKLSPNVSDIVAMAQAVAEGGADALSLINTLIGMAIDIRSRRPKLANTIGGLSGPAVKPVALRMVWQVAKAVSVPVIGIGGVGTAEDAIEFLLAGAMAVQVGTANFYNPAATKQIINGISQYLVEQGENSVRSIIGSLRLGA; from the coding sequence ATGGAACCGCTGATGATTTCCCCAGATCTTTCGGTCAATATCGGCAGCCTGAGTTTTGCCAACCCGGTGATGACCGCCTCCGGGACCTTTGGCTACGCCCGTGAATTTGCTGATCTGGTGGCACTGGACCGACTCGGTGCAGTGGCTGTCAAGGGGATTTCCCTTGAGCCGAGGGCCGGCAATCCCCCTCCGCGTGTGGTCGAGACACCCAGTGGGATGCTCAATGCCATTGGCCTGGAAAATGTCGGTGTCGATCGCTTTATTACCGAGAAGATGCCCTTTCTCAGACAATGCGCCTGCCGGGTAATCGTCAATATCCTCGGCGATTCGATTGAGGAGTATGCCCTGCTGGCCGGTAAACTCACCGGGGTGGCAGGTATCGATGCCCTGGAAATCAATATCTCCTGCCCCAACGTAAAAAAGGGTGGAGTGGCCTTTGGCACTGTTCCCGAGATGGCTGCCGCCGTTACCCGGGCGGTTAAACAGGCCACTGATTTACCCGTGATCGTCAAGCTCTCCCCCAATGTCAGTGATATCGTGGCCATGGCCCAGGCCGTGGCCGAGGGCGGTGCCGATGCACTGTCGCTGATCAATACCTTGATCGGCATGGCCATCGACATCCGCAGTCGCCGCCCGAAACTGGCCAATACCATCGGCGGACTTTCCGGACCGGCCGTGAAGCCGGTGGCCCTGCGCATGGTCTGGCAGGTCGCCAAGGCGGTTTCCGTTCCGGTCATCGGCATTGGCGGTGTGGGCACGGCCGAGGATGCCATCGAATTTCTCCTTGCCGGAGCCATGGCCGTACAGGTGGGCACTGCCAACTTCTACAATCCGGCGGCCACCAAACAGATCATCAATGGCATCAGCCAATACCTGGTTGAACAGGGCGAGAACTCGGTGCGTTCCATCATCGGCAGTCTTCGCCTGGGGGCCTGA
- the aroA gene encoding 3-phosphoshikimate 1-carboxyvinyltransferase, translating into MITITPVASLDAVVTVPGSKSLTQRALIAAALAQGASQLLGPLASEDTHYTMEALRAMGVACDDADPGCWRVVGKGGLIQQPQQDIFLGNNGTATRFLTSVASLGQGTFHITGSERMAERPILPLMQALQGWQVEISSDAGTGCPPLTILAKGLAGGKTILPEGKSSQYLSSLLLVAPYAAAPAELAVQGEILSKPYVEMTLAVMADFGIRVEAAPGLNFFRIPQGQYQGRTYQIEGDASGASYFFGAAAVTGGRVTVANVPVPSLQGDAQLLPFLARMGCRIEQAADGITVIGSQQLEGIEVDMGDMPDVAPTLAVVAAFAEGPTVINNIAHLRIKECDRVSAVVTELRKMGAKVEEEHDRMIIHGKAGGSNLHGARIETYNDHRMAMCFAVAGLRIPGVEITGEGCVAKSFPDFWERFGRLAGPRN; encoded by the coding sequence ATGATCACCATTACTCCTGTTGCTTCCCTTGATGCTGTTGTCACCGTTCCCGGCTCCAAAAGTCTGACCCAGCGGGCCCTGATCGCAGCGGCCCTGGCCCAGGGCGCCTCGCAACTGCTCGGGCCCCTGGCCAGTGAAGATACCCACTATACCATGGAGGCCCTGCGGGCCATGGGCGTGGCCTGCGATGACGCAGATCCCGGGTGCTGGCGGGTGGTAGGCAAGGGCGGTCTGATTCAACAGCCGCAGCAGGATATTTTCCTGGGCAACAACGGCACCGCCACCCGTTTTCTGACGTCGGTGGCTTCCCTGGGGCAGGGGACCTTTCATATCACCGGTTCCGAGCGTATGGCCGAGCGTCCCATCCTGCCCTTGATGCAGGCCCTCCAGGGATGGCAGGTCGAGATCAGCAGCGATGCCGGTACCGGTTGCCCGCCGCTGACCATCCTTGCCAAGGGCTTGGCTGGCGGCAAGACCATTCTCCCGGAAGGGAAATCCAGCCAGTATCTTTCCTCCCTGTTGTTGGTGGCCCCCTACGCGGCTGCACCGGCTGAGCTTGCGGTCCAGGGGGAGATCCTCTCCAAGCCTTATGTGGAGATGACCCTGGCGGTGATGGCCGATTTCGGCATTCGCGTCGAGGCGGCACCGGGGTTGAACTTTTTTCGCATTCCCCAGGGACAGTACCAGGGACGGACCTATCAGATCGAAGGCGACGCCTCGGGCGCATCCTATTTCTTTGGTGCGGCTGCGGTGACTGGCGGTCGTGTGACCGTGGCCAATGTGCCGGTGCCCTCGCTCCAGGGGGACGCCCAACTGCTGCCTTTTCTTGCGCGGATGGGGTGCAGGATCGAGCAGGCCGCGGATGGGATCACCGTGATCGGCTCGCAGCAACTGGAGGGCATCGAGGTCGATATGGGCGATATGCCCGATGTGGCGCCGACCCTGGCTGTGGTTGCCGCCTTTGCCGAGGGTCCGACCGTGATCAACAACATCGCTCACCTGCGCATCAAGGAGTGCGACCGGGTCTCTGCGGTGGTGACCGAACTGCGCAAGATGGGGGCCAAGGTCGAAGAAGAACACGACCGGATGATCATCCACGGCAAGGCGGGCGGAAGCAACCTGCACGGTGCACGGATCGAGACCTACAACGATCATCGCATGGCAATGTGTTTTGCCGTGGCCGGGCTGCGTATTCCCGGAGTGGAAATCACCGGCGAGGGCTGTGTGGCCAAATCTTTTCCTGATTTTTGGGAACGATTCGGACGTCTGGCCGGGCCCAGGAACTGA
- a CDS encoding transporter, whose product MFSRKKWAGVAAGMVAMSAAVCSNGWGATGGSHYQYGVEGVLGASAPPPGWHYRMYNLWYNPDTYNDSPIPGANFGLDTFASVQRIIHVTNVKILGADYLYDVLIPFVDTDFTLGPISDSHSFSLGDITVEPFVLGWHLPRWDVTLGLGVVIPTGHFEGDEPASPGLGYWSGLLTVGASYYFDEQKTWSASVLTRTLVNGEQDDTDITPGSEFVIEWGVGKEFRPNNWMIRPGITGASYWQISDDSSESLSADQHKEAHAIGAEVNFFYLPMLFQVNLRYLQEYGVENGPEESRFVATLTKSF is encoded by the coding sequence ATGTTCAGCAGGAAGAAATGGGCTGGCGTGGCTGCCGGTATGGTGGCGATGTCAGCGGCGGTGTGTTCGAACGGTTGGGGCGCGACAGGAGGCTCGCATTACCAGTATGGGGTGGAAGGCGTTTTGGGGGCGTCAGCACCGCCTCCGGGCTGGCATTACCGCATGTATAATCTTTGGTATAATCCAGACACGTATAACGATAGCCCCATACCAGGCGCCAATTTTGGGCTCGATACCTTCGCCTCGGTGCAGCGTATCATCCATGTCACCAACGTGAAAATTTTGGGTGCCGATTATCTCTATGATGTCTTGATCCCCTTTGTCGATACGGATTTCACCTTGGGCCCGATTTCCGATAGCCACTCCTTTTCCCTGGGGGATATCACGGTGGAGCCCTTTGTCCTGGGCTGGCACCTGCCCCGATGGGATGTCACCCTTGGTCTGGGGGTGGTCATTCCCACCGGTCATTTTGAGGGCGATGAACCCGCCTCGCCCGGTCTGGGTTACTGGTCCGGTCTTCTCACCGTCGGTGCGAGTTACTACTTTGACGAGCAGAAGACCTGGTCAGCCAGTGTCCTTACGCGAACACTGGTCAACGGTGAGCAGGACGATACCGATATTACCCCTGGCTCGGAATTCGTCATCGAATGGGGTGTGGGCAAGGAGTTCCGGCCCAACAACTGGATGATCCGTCCCGGTATCACCGGCGCCTCCTACTGGCAGATATCCGACGACAGCAGTGAGAGTCTCTCCGCTGATCAACACAAAGAGGCCCACGCCATCGGTGCGGAGGTCAACTTCTTCTATTTGCCGATGCTGTTCCAGGTCAACCTGCGTTACCTGCAGGAATACGGAGTGGAAAATGGTCCTGAAGAGAGCCGCTTTGTGGCGACTCTGACCAAGTCCTTCTGA
- the aroD gene encoding type I 3-dehydroquinate dehydratase, which yields MSRGLICVSVAVDDETEVQRAVAPILPLVDVIEVRLDCMNDPHIAGFIATTKKPVLVTNRPGWEGGQWMGDEQARVDLLCRALHWGAGFVDIELLAAPELRAQVLDTAARAGAKVIFSSHDFQATPSRAVLEDRLSQMMADGADVAKIVVTAKDAADCLRILALQEKAMAAAFPLSGFAMGSAGAISRLATLYLGGFMTYAALSPEQATAPGQLSVQELHRILPILERGND from the coding sequence ATGTCTCGCGGCCTGATCTGTGTATCTGTTGCTGTCGACGACGAAACCGAGGTGCAGCGTGCGGTAGCGCCGATATTGCCCCTTGTCGATGTGATCGAAGTCCGGCTCGACTGCATGAACGATCCCCATATTGCCGGTTTTATCGCAACCACCAAAAAGCCGGTCCTGGTCACCAACAGGCCTGGCTGGGAAGGCGGCCAATGGATGGGTGACGAGCAGGCGCGGGTGGACCTGCTCTGCCGTGCTCTGCATTGGGGGGCGGGGTTTGTCGACATAGAACTGCTGGCGGCCCCTGAACTTCGTGCGCAGGTCCTTGATACGGCAGCCCGAGCCGGGGCCAAGGTTATTTTTTCCTCCCACGACTTTCAGGCTACACCAAGTCGAGCGGTCCTTGAGGATCGACTGTCGCAGATGATGGCCGATGGCGCGGATGTGGCCAAGATCGTGGTCACGGCCAAAGACGCGGCGGACTGCCTGCGGATCCTGGCCCTGCAGGAGAAGGCCATGGCCGCCGCCTTCCCCTTGAGTGGTTTCGCCATGGGCAGTGCCGGAGCGATCAGCCGTCTGGCAACGCTCTACCTGGGTGGATTCATGACCTATGCGGCCCTGTCGCCGGAGCAGGCGACTGCCCCCGGTCAACTGAGTGTGCAGGAACTGCACCGGATACTGCCTATTTTGGAGCGAGGCAATGATTAA
- a CDS encoding dihydroorotate dehydrogenase electron transfer subunit has translation MPQFQEKSIVVAKEQLSKDYFRLILQAPRIAAQARPGQFVMASCGSTLDPLLRRPFSIHRCPGDGNLHLLIKIVGKGTRLLAEFQAGELVDLLGPLGRGFSYQPELAGALVGGGVGIAPLLFLVEEAKRQFPDHAPLHVFLGAQTAADVRQLGDEFGQYGCIVHIATDDGSLGIHGFVTVPLAASLTTVGKVYVCGPMPMMGAVANLCQDASIPCEVSLESHMACGLGACLGCTVHGADGLYRHVCKHGPVLPAEEIAWNR, from the coding sequence ATGCCTCAATTCCAGGAAAAATCCATTGTCGTTGCCAAGGAACAGCTGTCGAAAGACTATTTTCGACTCATTCTGCAGGCCCCACGTATAGCTGCCCAGGCAAGGCCCGGCCAATTCGTCATGGCAAGCTGCGGCTCCACCCTTGACCCTTTGCTGCGCAGGCCCTTTTCCATTCATCGTTGCCCAGGCGATGGCAACCTGCACCTGTTGATCAAGATTGTCGGCAAAGGCACCCGCCTCCTTGCAGAGTTCCAGGCAGGGGAATTGGTTGATCTCCTCGGTCCGTTGGGGAGGGGCTTTAGCTATCAGCCCGAGCTGGCCGGCGCTTTGGTTGGCGGTGGCGTCGGCATTGCTCCCCTCCTTTTTCTTGTGGAGGAGGCCAAGCGACAGTTCCCCGATCATGCGCCACTGCATGTCTTTCTCGGTGCTCAGACAGCGGCAGATGTGCGTCAACTCGGTGATGAGTTTGGCCAATACGGCTGTATCGTCCATATTGCCACCGATGACGGCTCTCTAGGAATCCATGGCTTTGTCACAGTCCCCCTTGCTGCGTCCCTGACCACTGTGGGCAAAGTCTATGTGTGCGGCCCCATGCCGATGATGGGCGCTGTGGCCAATCTCTGTCAGGACGCCTCCATCCCCTGCGAAGTATCGTTGGAATCGCATATGGCCTGTGGGCTTGGCGCCTGTCTCGGATGCACCGTGCATGGGGCCGACGGCCTTTATCGACATGTCTGTAAGCATGGTCCGGTCCTGCCGGCTGAGGAGATCGCATGGAACCGCTGA
- a CDS encoding bifunctional aconitate hydratase 2/2-methylisocitrate dehydratase, producing the protein MLEQYWKGVEERNHLGVPPLPLTPEQTEAITTLLTQGNGEQEVLLGLLADRVEPGVSKSAKVKADWLEQVALGELQVQGWGPEAAVAMLAQMGGGYNVTALIRLLQVPALSSHAAEALKGLTKIYEAFDQVKELAKTNSAAQSVLESWAAAEWFSKSPELPEKIVFAAYKVEGEINTDDFSPGNQAQSRADIPLHATFCGKTRFPEGREVISALRQKGETVAFVGDVVGTGSSRKSAINSVSWLLGEDIPHVPNKRRGGLVIGGIIAPIFYATARDAGVLALEGDVTAINTADRLTLNLKQWTLEDAQGTSIPLKPAPPTLLDEYRAGGRLNLIIGRKLTRWACDALGQPFPTIFHEVTNPEPAANQAYTLAQKMVGRACGREGVLPGTVCEPRMTTVGSQDTTGPMTMQEIAELACLRFKADLFMQSFCHTAAYPKASDLGRWQTMTETSTDCGGVALKPGDGVIHSWLNKMLVPDTVGTGGDSHTRFPLGISFPAGSGLVAFAGALGFMPLEMPESVLVRFHGKRRPGITVRDMVNAIPYAAIQQGLLTVAKKGKKNVFAGTVLEIEGVEDLRVEEAFELSDASAERSAAACTLKLSLDAVIANVQANVALLEELIAMGYQDEKALERRVAVLKAWLAEPSLLAADTGAAYKAVLEIDLATLTEPLLACPNDPDDVKPLSEVAGTAIDEAFIGSCMTHLSHLRAAAQLLQGEDYALSRLWLAPSTRMDRDAMQNEGGLSVFAQVGGRVEIPGCSLCMGNQARVRPGATVMSTSTRNFDNRLGDGAQVFLGSTELTAITALFGKLPSVDEYFAFLARKGISA; encoded by the coding sequence ATGCTTGAACAGTACTGGAAAGGCGTTGAAGAACGCAATCACCTTGGCGTACCGCCCCTGCCCTTGACTCCCGAGCAGACGGAGGCGATTACAACCTTGTTGACTCAGGGCAACGGTGAACAGGAAGTGCTCCTGGGCCTGTTGGCGGATCGGGTCGAGCCCGGGGTGAGCAAGTCCGCCAAGGTGAAGGCCGACTGGCTGGAGCAGGTCGCCTTGGGTGAACTCCAGGTGCAGGGGTGGGGGCCTGAGGCTGCGGTTGCCATGCTTGCCCAGATGGGTGGTGGGTATAATGTGACGGCCCTGATTCGTCTGCTCCAGGTTCCCGCTCTATCGTCACATGCCGCAGAGGCCCTCAAAGGGCTGACCAAGATTTACGAGGCCTTTGATCAGGTGAAGGAACTGGCCAAAACCAACTCCGCCGCACAGTCGGTATTGGAGTCCTGGGCTGCGGCAGAATGGTTTAGCAAAAGCCCCGAACTGCCGGAGAAGATCGTCTTTGCCGCCTACAAGGTCGAAGGCGAGATCAATACCGATGATTTTTCACCCGGCAACCAGGCCCAGTCACGGGCGGATATTCCGCTGCATGCGACCTTCTGCGGCAAGACCCGTTTTCCTGAGGGACGGGAGGTCATCAGTGCGTTACGCCAAAAGGGCGAGACCGTGGCCTTTGTCGGCGACGTCGTCGGCACCGGGTCCTCGCGCAAATCGGCGATCAATTCGGTGAGTTGGCTCCTTGGCGAGGACATTCCCCATGTGCCCAACAAGCGGCGTGGTGGCCTGGTCATCGGCGGCATTATCGCCCCGATCTTTTACGCCACCGCCCGTGATGCCGGCGTACTCGCCCTGGAAGGGGATGTCACCGCGATCAACACCGCTGATCGCCTGACCCTCAATCTCAAGCAGTGGACCCTGGAAGATGCACAGGGCACGTCCATTCCCCTCAAACCTGCGCCCCCGACCTTGCTTGACGAGTACCGCGCCGGAGGCCGGCTCAATCTGATCATCGGTCGCAAACTGACCCGCTGGGCCTGCGATGCCCTGGGTCAGCCCTTCCCTACAATCTTTCATGAGGTCACCAACCCGGAACCCGCAGCAAACCAAGCCTATACCCTGGCACAGAAGATGGTCGGCCGCGCCTGCGGAAGAGAAGGCGTGCTGCCGGGCACCGTCTGCGAGCCAAGGATGACCACGGTCGGCTCCCAGGACACCACCGGGCCGATGACCATGCAGGAGATCGCCGAACTGGCCTGTCTGCGCTTCAAGGCGGATCTGTTCATGCAGTCCTTCTGTCATACCGCCGCCTACCCCAAGGCCTCGGATCTGGGCCGCTGGCAGACCATGACCGAGACCTCGACCGACTGCGGCGGTGTGGCTCTAAAGCCCGGTGACGGCGTCATTCATTCCTGGCTCAACAAGATGCTGGTGCCGGATACGGTGGGGACCGGCGGCGATTCCCACACCCGCTTCCCCTTGGGGATCTCCTTTCCCGCAGGGTCGGGCCTGGTTGCCTTTGCCGGGGCGCTTGGCTTCATGCCCCTGGAGATGCCGGAGTCGGTGCTGGTTCGATTCCACGGCAAGCGTCGGCCCGGCATCACCGTGCGCGACATGGTCAATGCCATTCCCTATGCAGCGATTCAACAGGGATTACTCACCGTGGCCAAGAAGGGCAAGAAGAATGTCTTTGCCGGGACGGTACTGGAAATTGAAGGCGTGGAGGATCTTCGTGTCGAGGAGGCCTTTGAACTCAGCGACGCCTCGGCCGAGCGCAGTGCCGCCGCCTGCACGCTCAAGCTCTCCCTGGACGCGGTGATCGCCAATGTGCAGGCGAATGTTGCCCTTCTGGAAGAACTCATCGCCATGGGCTACCAAGATGAAAAGGCCCTCGAACGGCGGGTTGCGGTGCTCAAGGCCTGGCTTGCCGAGCCGAGTCTGCTTGCGGCGGATACGGGCGCTGCCTATAAGGCGGTGCTCGAGATTGATCTGGCAACCCTGACCGAGCCGCTTCTGGCCTGCCCCAACGATCCCGATGATGTCAAGCCCTTGAGCGAGGTGGCGGGCACCGCTATCGACGAGGCCTTTATCGGCTCCTGCATGACCCATCTCTCGCATCTCCGGGCGGCCGCACAACTGCTGCAGGGCGAAGACTATGCCCTGAGCCGGCTCTGGCTCGCCCCCTCTACCCGTATGGATCGGGATGCGATGCAGAATGAAGGCGGCTTGAGCGTCTTTGCCCAGGTCGGCGGCCGGGTGGAGATCCCGGGCTGCAGCCTCTGCATGGGCAACCAGGCGCGGGTTCGGCCCGGAGCCACGGTCATGTCCACCTCGACCCGCAACTTTGACAATCGCCTGGGGGACGGCGCGCAAGTCTTTCTCGGCTCCACCGAGTTGACCGCCATCACCGCCCTCTTCGGCAAGCTCCCGAGCGTTGACGAGTATTTCGCCTTTCTCGCAAGGAAGGGGATTTCGGCATAA
- the aroE gene encoding shikimate dehydrogenase has protein sequence MINGHTRLFGIIGRPVTHSMSPAMHNAAFFELDINGVYVPTQPDNLEQAFYGLKSLGFIGVSVTVPFKVDIMAFVDEIDPVAQKIGAVNTLLFDRSNPDSVLCKGYNTDWLGSNQALADEIVLEKSRVLILGAGGAARAVGFGLIEAGAEVIISNRTESKGRDLAAQLGCSFVPATELQALEGDALVNTTSVGMSPRSDGIPLDPALLTHFSVVMDIVYSPLRTRLLDEAAVRGCRTIDGLQMLLYQGAAQFTLWTNQPAPHVVMREALLRELRDRSS, from the coding sequence ATGATTAACGGCCATACCCGGCTCTTCGGCATCATCGGCCGGCCCGTGACCCACTCCATGAGTCCGGCCATGCACAATGCCGCATTTTTCGAACTGGACATCAACGGCGTGTATGTCCCCACCCAACCCGACAACCTCGAACAGGCCTTTTACGGGCTCAAATCCCTCGGATTTATCGGAGTTTCGGTGACCGTTCCGTTCAAAGTCGACATCATGGCCTTTGTTGACGAGATCGATCCTGTGGCACAAAAGATCGGTGCCGTCAACACCCTGCTGTTTGATCGGAGCAATCCTGATTCGGTCCTTTGCAAGGGGTACAACACCGATTGGCTTGGATCGAACCAGGCCCTGGCTGATGAAATTGTTCTCGAAAAGAGCCGGGTGCTCATTTTGGGTGCAGGGGGGGCAGCGCGGGCAGTGGGTTTTGGCCTGATCGAGGCCGGGGCCGAGGTGATCATCTCCAACCGGACCGAATCCAAGGGCCGCGATCTCGCTGCCCAGCTGGGGTGTTCTTTTGTGCCCGCGACTGAACTCCAGGCCCTCGAGGGGGATGCGCTGGTCAATACGACCTCGGTCGGCATGAGTCCACGAAGTGACGGGATTCCGCTGGACCCGGCATTGCTGACTCATTTCTCCGTGGTCATGGATATCGTCTATTCGCCACTCAGGACCCGCTTGCTCGACGAAGCCGCCGTACGCGGGTGCCGGACCATTGATGGCCTGCAGATGCTCCTTTACCAGGGAGCGGCCCAATTCACCCTCTGGACCAACCAGCCCGCTCCCCATGTCGTCATGCGTGAGGCCCTGTTGCGAGAGCTGCGGGACCGTTCTTCTTAA